One segment of Alkaliphilus flagellatus DNA contains the following:
- a CDS encoding N-acetylmuramoyl-L-alanine amidase family protein yields the protein MHINSASNPKATGTETFAYKAEVEGDRLARSIQSNLVQAIGLADRGVKYDGFQVLRSTIMPAVLVEVAFINNPAEEQLLKSDEFLEKAAVGIAKGILNHIDIDYMPKEDKPMETPQWKKEGIEYLAKNNLMSDPIGWIKKIDEPMPVWAVTTLFMNIHKDLKGDK from the coding sequence ATTCATATTAATAGTGCAAGTAATCCTAAGGCTACAGGTACAGAAACCTTTGCATACAAAGCAGAAGTTGAAGGAGATAGACTAGCACGCTCTATACAAAGCAATCTAGTACAAGCAATAGGATTAGCAGATAGAGGTGTTAAATATGATGGTTTTCAAGTACTTAGAAGTACCATTATGCCAGCTGTACTTGTAGAAGTAGCTTTTATCAATAATCCTGCAGAAGAACAACTACTCAAAAGTGACGAGTTTTTGGAGAAGGCAGCTGTGGGAATTGCAAAAGGAATATTAAATCACATAGACATTGATTATATGCCAAAGGAGGACAAACCTATGGAAACACCACAATGGAAAAAGGAAGGAATAGAATATCTAGCAAAAAATAATTTAATGTCTGATCCTATAGGATGGATTAAAAAAATAGACGAACCTATGCCAGTATGGGCGGTAACAACTTTATTTATGAATATACATAAGGATTTGAAAGGAGATAAATAA
- a CDS encoding Arm DNA-binding domain-containing protein, which translates to MVNYNFVWSHCMTSLSRLKKGIKILLGVICVKNGKWKQRSKQGFRTKALAKKAADTRLDEMKGEFIADLSINDKGITFLEFKERYLNDLVKYKEANTIKTYRETFEHFNRLNFIPME; encoded by the coding sequence ATGGTAAATTATAATTTTGTTTGGTCTCATTGTATGACCTCACTCTCTAGATTAAAGAAGGGCATAAAAATACTTCTAGGTGTTATATGTGTTAAAAATGGAAAATGGAAACAAAGGAGTAAACAAGGCTTTAGAACAAAAGCTTTAGCTAAAAAGGCGGCAGATACAAGATTAGATGAAATGAAAGGTGAGTTTATAGCAGATTTGTCTATAAACGACAAAGGAATTACTTTTTTAGAATTCAAGGAGAGATACCTGAATGACCTAGTAAAATATAAGGAAGCTAACACGATAAAAACATACAGAGAAACATTTGAACATTTTAATAGATTAAATTTTATTCCAATGGAATAA
- a CDS encoding tyrosine-type recombinase/integrase, which translates to MYISRIKSLFNKATKKPYKIIIKTPLDEDIDLLEEIKEAKALTKSELDNLLSLIKPEKDYVICLLAATCGLRIGEIIGLTWGDIDEVNSELNVNKQWKRLKNGSFGFGTVKRKNSNRIVPIPQSTLSTLLKYKKNNPTDIKNRIFLDNRPQNASYRIYKKLNKRGLSVTLHDLRHTYATMLVASGVDFKTVAKFMGHDVEMTIKTYSHVTKDMIKRATDTVNFIF; encoded by the coding sequence TTGTACATTTCACGAATAAAATCGTTATTTAATAAAGCTACTAAAAAACCTTATAAAATAATAATTAAAACTCCTTTAGATGAAGATATAGATCTTCTAGAGGAAATTAAAGAGGCGAAAGCATTAACTAAATCAGAACTTGACAATTTGCTAAGTTTAATTAAACCTGAAAAAGACTATGTTATATGCTTATTAGCTGCTACCTGCGGATTGAGAATTGGGGAGATTATAGGTTTAACTTGGGGAGATATAGACGAGGTGAACAGTGAGTTAAATGTTAATAAACAATGGAAAAGATTAAAAAATGGTTCATTTGGATTTGGCACTGTAAAACGTAAAAATTCAAATAGGATTGTCCCTATACCTCAAAGCACGTTAAGTACACTTTTGAAGTATAAAAAGAACAATCCTACAGATATTAAAAATAGAATATTTTTAGATAACCGTCCACAAAATGCCTCTTATAGAATCTATAAAAAATTAAATAAAAGAGGACTGAGTGTTACCTTGCACGATTTAAGACATACTTATGCTACTATGCTAGTTGCAAGTGGAGTAGATTTTAAGACAGTTGCTAAATTCATGGGTCATGATGTAGAAATGACTATAAAAACCTACTCTCATGTAACTAAGGACATGATAAAAAGAGCTACAGATACAGTTAATTTTATTTTTTAA
- the zapA gene encoding cell division protein ZapA: MSQKNKVLVKINGQEYPIVGAEPKEYLLKVGSFVDDNMEAVAKANKKLSTSMIAVLTCINITDQFLKMKNNFEELQKEMQLPQVEIDELEKYIETLNDQLKEKDEAYFNLEKKIEEIELQQQEDERIKALNDQLLEKEDDLQKAQILINDLQNKLFDNQIKLVQATKELEEYMVKNDLKKNNRDFRGK, encoded by the coding sequence ATGAGTCAAAAAAACAAAGTTTTAGTTAAAATAAATGGACAAGAATATCCTATTGTCGGTGCTGAACCTAAAGAGTATTTATTAAAGGTAGGCAGTTTTGTAGATGATAATATGGAAGCTGTAGCTAAGGCTAATAAAAAACTTAGCACCTCAATGATTGCTGTATTAACATGTATTAACATTACAGACCAATTTTTAAAGATGAAAAATAACTTTGAAGAGTTACAGAAAGAAATGCAATTACCTCAGGTAGAAATTGATGAATTAGAAAAGTATATAGAAACTCTCAATGACCAGTTAAAGGAAAAGGACGAAGCATACTTTAATCTTGAGAAAAAAATTGAAGAAATAGAATTACAGCAACAAGAGGATGAGCGGATAAAGGCACTAAATGATCAATTATTAGAGAAGGAAGATGATTTGCAAAAAGCGCAAATCCTAATTAATGACTTACAGAATAAATTGTTTGATAATCAAATTAAACTAGTACAGGCAACAAAGGAATTAGAAGAATATATGGTGAAAAATGATTTGAAGAAAAATAATAGGGATTTTCGAGGAAAATAA